The Streptomyces uncialis genomic interval AGCTGGGCGATACTGGGCTGCTTGCCCCGGCTGACAGCGCCCGCTCGCAGGGCGCCCGGCTTCCCGGCCACTGATTCGTTCCTCCGATCACGGCCCGGCCCCGGGGGCCGGGACCGCCCCGGACCTGCCCGGAACGTACCGTTCCCCCAGATGTACCATCCGGCCGCATTGATCGGCGAACCGGATCACAGTGACCGTACTGATCGATTTCACCGGCGGTCGCGCTGTGTGACAGGGTGGATTTGTCCAAACCCTCACGCCCCATGGAGTTACCCCCGTGCTCACTGTCGGTGACCAGTTCCCCCTGTACGACCTGACTGCCTGTGTCTCGCTGGAGACCGGCCAGGAGTTCGCGCAGATCGACCACAAGACCTACGAGGGCAAGTGGCGCGTGGTGTTCTTCTGGCCGAAGGACTTCACCTTCGTGTGCCCGACGGAGATCGCCGCGTTCGGCAAGCTGAACGACGAGTTCGCCGACCGTGACGCGCAGATCCTCGGCGCCTCCGGCGACTCGGAGTTCGTGCACCACGCCTGGCGCAAGGACCACGCCGACCTGCGTGACCTGCCCTTCCCGATGCTCGCGGACTCCAAGCACCAGCTCATGCGGGACTGCGGCGTCGAGGGCGAGGACGGCTTCGCGCAGCGCGCCGTGTTCATCGTCGACCCCAACAACGAGATCCAGTTCACCATGGTGACCGCGGGCTCCGTCGGCCGTAACCCCAAGGAGGTCCTGCGGGTCCTCGACGCCCTCCAGACGGACGAGCTGTGCCCGTGCAACTGGACCAAGGGCGAGACCACCCTGGACCCGGTCGCGCTCCTGGCCGGTGAGTGAACATGGCCCTCGACGAGCTGAAGTCCGCGATACCGGACTACGCCAAGGACCTGCGGCTGAACCTCGGTTCGGTGATCGGCAACAGCGACCTCCCGCAGCAGCAGCTGTGGGGCACGGTGCTGGCCTGCGCGATCGCCTCCCGCTCCCCGATCGTGCTGCGTGAGCTGGAGCCCGAGGCCAAGGCCAACCTCTCCCCCGAGGCGTACACCGCCGCGAAGTCCGCCGCCGCGATCATGGCGATGAACAACGTCTTCTACCGCACCCGGCATCTGCTGTCGGACCCGGAGTACGGCACGCTGCGCGCCGGGCTGCGGATGAACGTCATCGGCAACCCCGGTGTCGAGAAGACCGACTTCGAGCTGTGGTCCCTCGCGGTGTCCGCGATCAACGGCTGCGGCCAGTGCCTCGACTCGCATGAGCAGGTGCTCCGCAAGGCCGGGGTCGACCGCGAGGTGATCCAGGAGGCGTTCAAGATCGCCTCGGTGATCCAGGCGATCGGCGTCACGCTGGACTCCGAGGCCGTCCTGCGCGGCTGAGCGCGACGGAACCGGGGAAGGGCCCGGCAACGGCTGTCTGCCGTTGCCGGGCCCTTCCGCGTACGCGGTCCGCGCCGGCCGGGTACGGATGAGGGGGCGTCAGCCGTCCGGGCGGTCGGCGGGCGACGGCGGCGTCCCCGGACCGGGTTTCTCCAGCGACATGTCCGGGGCCGACCCGGGCTGGACGGGTGCGATGCCCAGCGCGGTGGCGCCGTGCGGCGGCGGCGAGTCCCGCAGCGCGTACTCCCGCGCGTAGGTGCGCAGATAGCCGACGACCGTGTTGGTCACCGCGACCAGCGGCACCGCGACGACCGCGCCGCCGATCCCCGCGACCATGCCCCCGGTGGCGACCGCGAGCACCACCGCGAGCGGATGCACCCGCACGGCCCGGCCGAGGATGAACGGCTGGAGGATGTGCCCTTCGATCTGCTGCACCATCAGCACCACCCCGAGCGTCAGCGCCGCGGTGACCACCCCCTGGGTGACCAGCGCGACGACCACCGCCAGCGCCCCGGACACCACCGCGCCGACCAGCGGGATGAACGCGAACAGGAAGATGAACACCGCGAGCGGCACCGCCATCGGCACCCCGAGGCCGTAGATCCCGAGCCCGATGAACACCGCGTCGATGAGGGCCACGATCACCGTGCCGCGCACATACGCGGTGAGGGTCCGCCAGGCCCGCGGTCCGGCCCCGGCGATCCCGCCGCGCGCGGCGCTCGGCACCAGCTTGAGGACCCACTCCCAGATGCGGCGTCCGTCGTACAGCAGGAACAGCGTCGAGAACATCGTCAGCAGGATGCCGGTCAGGGCCTCGACGATGACGGTGACGCCCTCCAGCCCGGCGGACGTTATCGAGTCGGTGTTGGCCCCCACGGCGTCCCGCAGGGATCCCGCGATGTCGTTGATCTGGTCCTCGGTGACATGGAACGGGCTGTTGAGCAGCCAGTCGCGCAGGTCGTCGATGCCGTTCTGGACCTGGCCGGAGAGATTGTCGATGTTCTCCATGACCTGCCACACCACGAACCAGCCGACGAGCCCGAGGAAGACGAACCCGAGGATCGCGGTGAGCGCGGTCGCCGGTCCGCGGGGCACCCCGTGGCGGCGGAGCTTGGCGACGGTCGGCTGGAGCAGCGCGGTGATGAGCAGCGCGGCGACGAACGCGAGGACGACGAGCTGCACGGCACTGATGACCCGCATCAGCACCCACAACGTGCCCGCGAGGACGAGCAGTCGCCAGCCGACCTCGGCGGCGACCCGCAGCCCCCAGGGCACGGCGGCGGCCGGGTCGGGCCGGGCGGCGAGGGCCGGCAGATAGGTGACGGGGGTCGCGGGTCCGGCGTCCGGGTCGTCGACGGCCGGGCGCGGGCTCGTGTCACCCGCCGCGCGGCCGTGGTCATCCGTACGGCGGGCGCGCGGGTCGCGGTCGTCGGGGTAGTCGGGGTCGCCGCGGCGCTCGGCGGCGGCGCGGCGCGCCTCCCACTGGGCGCCGAGGTGGGTCAGCCCGGACCCCAACCGGCCCAGCCAGGCTGGTACTCGTGACATGATCCGTACCTTTTCCCGGCGTCCGTCCCGCTGTGCGCGTGCGCCGCGTTTCCCGCTCACCGATCCCCCCGGGGTCCCCGGAGCCCGCCCAACCGTACATGGCCGAAGCCCCGCACCGAAGGACGGTGAGGGGCTCGGAAAGGTTGAGCGGTGCTCCCCGGTCCGGTCGGGCGGACCGGGCCGGGGTGCGGTTCAGCGGCCGGTCAGTACCAGCGGTTGGCCTGCCAGAAGTCCCAGGCGCCGCAGGGGCTCCCGTAGCGTTCCTCCATGTAGCTGAGGCCCCACTTGATCTGGGTGGCCGGGTTGGTCTGCCAGTCGGCGCCCGCCGTGATCATCTTGGAGGCGGGCAGCGCCTGGAAGAGACCGTAGGCACCCGAGCTCGGGTTGACGGCCTTGTAGTTCCAGTCCGACTCGTGGTCGACGATGTTGCTGAAGCACTGGTACTGGTCGCCGGGGACCACGGCACGGGCCATCGACTGGATCTCGGCGATGCTGTACGAGCCCTTGGCCGTCGTCGGCAGGCTGCCGGTCGCGGAGGTGGACCGGGTGGCCGAACGGCTGGCGGCCTCCTTCTCCTCGGCCTCCTCGCGCTCCTTGGCCTCCTTCTCGGCCTTCGCCTTGGCCTCGGCGGCGGCCTTGGCCTCCGCCTTGGCCTGCTTGGCGGCCTGCTGCTTGCTGACGGCGTCCTTGGCCGCCTGGACGCGGGCGTTCTCCTCCGCGTCCTTCTTCGCCGCGGAGTCGGCGGCGATGGCCTGGGCGTCCGCCTGCTGGGTCAGCGAGGAGGTCATGACCTGGGCCTGCTGGCCCGTGGGAATTTCCGCGAGGAGGGTCGCGCCGGCCGCAGCCGCCTCGAAGTCGTTCGGGGAATCCTGCGGGGTACCCGAGGCGACGCCTACGACGGCGCCGACAGTGGTGACCGCGGTGGCGGAGGCCACGGCGAATCCCCGGACCGAGATCCGGCTCACACGATTTCCTTCCAGCATCGCCCGTACGGGTGACCCTCACGGACGCGATCGTGCCCTTGGCGCTGGCCTCCGAACTGCGGGGTCACGGGAGGCACGGACCCGGTGGACAACTCCCCTGACGGGAGCGGCCCGTGGTGCTCGGGCGGCATACGACGACAGTATGGAGTTCTGGACCGCTGTGGCGCCGGCGACCCTGAGGTGCCGGACAGCCGGGAGTGTCGTATGCGGGGCCTGACAGGACTGAGACTCTGCCGTAGCCGTACACCGCAAGGCAATTCCCGTTTACGTGGGAAAGCTCACACCCAGCTCAGGCCAGGGCTTTACCGAAAATCGCCCCATGACACGACGCCGCCCGGCTAAGCTCTCGGGCTTCCCACAGCTCCGAGGCCCGCCGGGCGGCGCCCAACACCCCCCAAAGGGGAGCGAATACGGTGAGACACCGTAAGACGCGGCTCCTGTCCTCCTACAGGTGCCCGTCCTCCAGCATCTCGGTCACCAGGGCCGCGATCTGCGAACGCTCCGAACGCGTCAGCGTCACATGGGCGAAGAGGGGATGCCCCTTCAGCTTCTCCACGACGGCGACCACCCCGTCGTAGCGGCCGACCCGCAGATTGTCCCGCTGCGCCACATCGTGCGTGAGGACCACCCGGGAATTGGCCCCGATCCGGGACAGAACGGTCAACAGGACGTTCCGCTCCAGCGATTGGGCCTCGTCCACGATCACGAACGCGTCGTGCAGCGAACGCCCCCGGATATGGGTGAGCGGCAGCACCTCCAGCATCCCCCGCGCGGTGATCTCCTCGATCACCTCACGGCTCGTCACCGCCGACAGCGTGTCGAAGACCGCCTGCGCCCACGGGCTCATCTTCTCGGCCTCGGTGCCCGGCAGATAGCCCAGCTCCTGCCCGCCCACCGCGTACAACGGCCGGAAGACCATCACCTTCTGATGCTGCCTGCGCTCCATCACGGCCTCCAGGCCCGCGCACAGCGCCAGCGCCGACTTGCCGGTACCCGCCCGGCCACCCATCGACACGATGCCCACGTCCGGGTCGAGCAGCAGATCCAGCGCGATCCGCTGCTCCGCGCTGCGCCCCTTGATCCCGAACGCCTCCCGGTCCCCGCGCACCAGCCGCACACCGCCCTCGGCGGTGATCCGGCCCAGCGCCTTGCCGCGCTCCGACTGGATCGTCAGCCCGGTGTGCACCGGGAGTTCCGCCGCCTCCGGGACGTACAGGCTGTCCTGCTCGAACAGCAGGTCGACCTGTTCGGCGGAGAGCGACAGCTCGGACATCCCGGTCCAGCCGGAGTCCGTGATGGCGAGCTCCGCGCGGTACTCCTCGGCGAGCAGCCCCACCGACGACGCCTTGATGCGCAGCGGCAGGTCCTTGGAGACGACGGTGACGTCGTACCCCTCGGCCTGGAGATTGCGGGCCACCGCGAGGATGCGGGAGTCGTTGTCGCCGAGCCGGTACCCCGCCGGGAGGACTCCCGGGTCGGAGTGGTTCAGCTCGACCCGCAGGGTGCCGCCGAGCTCCCCCATCGGGAGCGGGGCGTCGAGTCGGCCGTACCGGACCCGGAAGTCGTCCAGCAGGCGCAGTGCCTGCCGGGCGAAGTACCCGAGCTCCGGGTGATGCCGTTTGGCCTCCAGTTCCGTGACGACGACGATCGGCAGGACGACTTCGTGCTCGTCGAAGCGGGTCATCGCGTTGGGGTCGGCCAGCAGGACGCTGGTGTCGAGGACGTAGGTGCGCCGGTCTGGCAGGCGGCGCTTCGAGCTGGTCACCACGGAAGGACGTACCCCCTCGGATGAGGTCGGGGAGCCACGGAGCCGCAGGGCACCCCACAGGGATAGGGCGAACCGGGGTCGGGCCGCGAGGCGCGGGCCGCACGCCGGCCCTCCGCCTCGTCCGTACGGTACGTACGGTGCACCTGGTGCAAGGAGCCTCCCGGGCGGACGGCCCATGCCGTCCGCTGAGATCCGGCATCCCTCCCGGTACCGCTGACCGATACCGCTCGGATGCCGACCTGGGTGGCTTATTCCCTTCTGAACGCGCCCCCATGCAGGACCGGGTGACGACACCTTGACGAATGCCTGGTGAACGCCGCCCCACCGGGTGGGCACAAGACCGGATTCAGCCGCCGTAGCGCCGGTGCCGGGCCGCGTAGTCGCGCAGCGCGCGCAGGAAGTCCACCTTGCGGAACGCGGGCCAGAAGACTTCGCAGAAGTAGTACTCGGAGTGCGCCGACTGCCACATCATGAACCCGGAGAGCCGCTGCTCACCGCTGGTGCGGATGACGAGGTCGGGGTCGGGCTGGCCCCGGGTGTAGAGGTGTTCGGAGATCACGTCGATGTCCACCAGCTCGGCGAGTTCCTCGAAGCTGGTGCCCTTCTCGGCGTGGTCCAGGAGCAGCGAGCGCACGGCGTCGGCGATCTCCTGGCGGCCGCCGTAGCCCACGGCGACGTTCACGAGTATCCCCGTGTTGTCGAGCGTGGCCTGTTCCGCCTCCTTCAGGACCAGTTGCGTCCGCGCGGGCATCAGATCCATGGTGCCCACATGGTGGACACGCCAGCGTCCGTCCCGGGCGAGACCGCTCACCGCGTCCTCGATGATCCCGAGCAGCGGCCCGAGCTCGGACTCGGGGCGGTCGAAGTTGTCCGTCGACAGCATCCACAGCGTGACGACCTCGACGTCCGTCTCGGCGCACCAGCCGAGGAATTCGGAGATCTTGTCGGCCCCGGCCCGGTGTCCCTGCGTCGTGGTGCCGCCGGACGCCTTGGCCCACCGGCGGTTCCCGTCGAGGATGACCCCGATGTGCTTCGGTACCTGATCGTGGTCGAGGCGCCCCTCCACCCGGCGTGCGTAGAGTCCGTACACCAGGTCACGCAGGTTCACGTTGAGTCAGCCCCTTGGTGGAAATAGCAGTCGCCGAGGGGCGCCACCCTACCCGTGCGCACGTGCCGCGCCGACCCAGGGGCGAGCGGCTTCTGGAGTAGTTTCGGGCATATGAACGACACCACCCTCTACCGCGCGCGACCGGCCCGTTACGACACGATGGAGTACCGGCGATCGGGCCGCAGCGGACTCAAGCTGCCCGCGATCTCGCTGGGCCTGTGGCACAACTTCGGCGACGACCGCTCGCTGGAGTCGCAGCGCGCGATCCTGCGCCGGGCCTTCGATCTGGGCGTCACACACTTCGACCTCGCCAACAACTACGGTCCCCCGCCGGGCTCCGCCGAACTGAACCTCGGCAAGCTGATGCGGCAGGACTTCGCCCCGTACCGGGACGAGCTGGTCCTCTCCACCAAGGCGGGCTACCTCATGCACCCCGGCCCGTACGGGGAGTGGGGCTCCCGCAAGTATCTGCTGTCGTCCCTGGACGCCTCGCTGAAGCGGATGGGCGTCGATCACGTCGACATCTTCTACTCGCACCGTTTCGACCCGCACACCCCGCTGGAGGAGACCATGGACGCGCTGGCGTCCGCAGTCCAGCAGGGCAAGGCGCTGTACGTGGGGGTGTCGTCGTACACCGCCGAGCAGACGACGGAGGCGGCCCGGCTGCTGCGGGAGCGGGGCATCCGCCCGCTGATCCACCAGCCGTCGTACTCGATGATCAACCGCTGGACGGAGGACGACGGGCTCCTCGACGTACTGGAGGACGCCGGGATGGGCTGCATCTCCTTCGTCCCGCTGGCCCAGGGCCTGCTGACGGGCAAGTATCTGAACGGCGTCCCGGAGGGTTCCCGCGCCAGCCAGGGCAAGTCGCTGGACCCCGGTCTGCTGAGCGACGAGGTCGTCCGCCGGCTGCGCGGTCTGAACGGCATCGCGGAACGCCGCGGCCAGAGCCTCGCCCAGCTGGCCCTCACCTGGGTGCTCCGCGACGAGCGGATGACCTCGGCCCTGATCGGCGCGTCGAGCGTCCGCCAGCTGGAGGAGAACGTGGCCGCGCTCGACGGCCCCGAACTGACCGCCGACGAACTCCGCGAGATCGACGAGTACGCGGTGTCCACCCCCGGGACGAACATCTGGGCGGGCCGCGGCTGAGCGTCGGGGTTCGTGTGGATCCGGGTCGGGGCGTCCGTGTGGATCCGGGTCAGGTCCGGGGCCGCGGCTTGCTTGAGCGGGTCCGGCCCTGTGACTCGGGGCGGGCGTCGGTCCGGCGCTGTGACTTGGTGGGCCGGGCCTGATCCGGCGGTGCGCGCTGCCGGGTCGGCCCTGCGGTTTGCCGGGCCGGGCCGGGGTTCGGCGGGGGTCGCGCCCGGTGTCGGGGCGGACGGCCTGGGCCGGAACAGGGGACGGGCCGGTCCGTGGGGGGGGATACGGACCGGCCCGAGGGGGGGTTTCCACCATAACCCTTCGCCTGTGGGACCGCGTGCGCGCCACACGGACGACTACGCTCCGAAACCGTCCGGCGACCCTCCGGTGAGGTGTGCGGGTATCGCGCTCACCGGAGAAGGTGCCGGTACAGGGCCTTCGACCAGGCATTCCACGGCTCGGTGTGGTGCGGTGCGGTCCGCTCGGCACGGGCGTGCGCGGTCCCTCTTGGGGGTGACGGGGGTGGCTGCACGGGGTTGACGCACAAGTCGGGACGGGCGGGTGCCGAGCCCCGAGCGTGGGTGCCGGGACGGGGCATCGGCGGCCGGCCGAGGGGCTGTCGGCATCGCGCGGCCCCCTCCACCGCGCGATACCGCCCGCGCAGCTTTGCTGACGCGAATTACCTTGTCCGAACTTACGTGACGCTCACCGCTGGATCGAGCCATGCCCGATAACGATGTGGCGACCCCTGGGGCACCCCGGGGTGGGGGGCGGACGGGGTGGTCAGCCCTGGCCGCCGGGTTCGCCCTGCCCGGTACGGGGTGTGGTGGGCGTGCGGCCACCCGGCGCACGCAACGGACGCCCGGCACGGCGCGGGTGGTCCACCCGCGCGGGTCCGGCGGCGCCCCCGCCCCGCTGGACGGCATCGGCGCGGCGGGCGGGCGCGGTGGAGGTGACGGGGGTGGTGGGGGCGGGGGTGACCGGGGCGGTCGGGGCGGTGGCCCCGGAACCGGTGCTGCTCGGTTCCGGGGCGGGGGTCAGGCCGGGGGCGGCGGTCGGTGCGGGGGCGGAGCCCGTCCTGGGGGCGGGGGTCGAGCCGGGTGCGGGGGCGGCGGTCGGTGACGGGGCCGCCGTCGCCGCGTAGCCGGGGTGCTTGCGGGCGACGATGCTCTCCATGTGCTGGAAGCCCCACTCACCCAGGGGGCCCAGCGCGGCGTTCAGCTGGGCGCCGACCTCGGTGAGCGAGTACTCGACCCGGGGCGGGACCTCGGCGTACACCTCGCGGTGCACGATCCCGTCCGCCTCCAGTTCCCGCAGCTGCTGGATCAGCATCTTCTCGCTGACGCCCACCACCTCACGGCGCAGCTCCCCGAACCGCAGCGGACCCTCGGCGTCGTACAGACCCCAGAGGATCAGCGGCTTCCACTTGCCTCCCACGACATCGACGGCCGCGTCGAGACCGCACAGATAGGGACCCCGGACCTTACCCATGGCCAACTCCTCGTCACGGCATATCACTTGTGCCCATCACTTACGCGAACGACAGTACTGCCCCTTCGCGCGGGTGGGCACCTTCCGGCGGCTCAGCGGCCCCCCGGTCGGCGGGCCTCGATCAGGAATCGGGAGCTGTGCGCGACGAAGGGCCCGTCGCGCCGGATGTCCTCATGCAGCTCCCGGAGCCGGTCCCGGTAACGCTCCACCGTGAAGCCCGGCACCATCCACACCACCTTGCGCAGGAAGTGCACCACGGCGCCCACGTCATGGAACTCCATCCGCAGCCGCTCGGACCGCAGGTCGACCACATCGAGTCCGGCGGCCTCCGCCGCACGCCGGGCCGCCCGCGGGTCACGGGCCCGGCGCACCCGCTCGGGCTGGGGCCCCAGGAAGTACTCGACCACCTCGAAGGCGCTGGCGGGCCCGACCTCCTGGGAGAAGTACGTACCGCCGGGACGCAGCACCCGGGCGGCATCCGTCCAGTGCGCCCGCACCGGGTGACGGCTCACGACCAGGTCGAACGCCCCGTCCGCGAACGGCAGCGGATCGTCCTGCCCGGCGGCGACCACGACCACCCCGCGCGGCCCCAGCCGGGCCGTGGCACGGGCGACGTTGGGCGGCCACGCCTCGGTCGCCGCGACGAGCCGGGGCAGCACCGGAACGGAATCGAGCACCTCACCGCCCCCGGTCTGGACGTCCAGCGCGGCCGAGGCCCGCCCCATCCGCTCACCCATGGCCCGGGCGTACCCCCACGAGGGACGCTCCTCGGTGGCACGGCCCTCGAACCACGAGAAGTCCCACCCGTCGACGGGCGCGGCCTCGGCCTCGGCGACCAGAGCGGAGAAGCCGGAGGCACCGGCGGAGGGGACGGGACCGTTGGAGGCCGGGACGGTGGGGTTCTGATCGGTGGGGTTGGGATCAGCGGAGGCGGGTCCGGCCGGGGCGGGTCCGACCGGGGCTGGGCCGGCCGGGGCTGGGCCGGAGGTTGCGGAGGGGTCGGGGGCGGGGACGTCCATGACCTCGATGGTGTCAGGAGCGTCCGGGGTGGGCGAACGGATTACGGGGGGCGGGGGGCCTCGGGGGAGGCCGGCCGGAGGGCCGGGGCGGGGGTCCGGTAGCCCGGGGTACTGGTCGGGGTACTGGAGGGAGGGGGATCGGGCTGGAGGGCCCGGGGTTGTCAGTGGCCGGTGCTAGGTTCCCCGGATGAGCTCACATGTGCCCTGGACCGGGGACGAGAAGGAAGTACTCCGCGTCAGCCTGGACCGGCACCGCGACGCGGTGCTGTGGAAGCTGGAGGGGCTGGACGAGGAGCAGCTCCGCCGTCCGATGACCCCGACCGGGACCAACCTCATCGGACTCGTGAAGCATCTGGCGTCCGTCGAGTACGGCTGGTTCTGCGAGACCTTCGGGCGCCCGGTGGAGCCGCTGTGGTTCGACCCGGCCACCGATGAGGACAGCGTCCTCGGGCCGGACGAGACG includes:
- a CDS encoding PhoH family protein → MVTSSKRRLPDRRTYVLDTSVLLADPNAMTRFDEHEVVLPIVVVTELEAKRHHPELGYFARQALRLLDDFRVRYGRLDAPLPMGELGGTLRVELNHSDPGVLPAGYRLGDNDSRILAVARNLQAEGYDVTVVSKDLPLRIKASSVGLLAEEYRAELAITDSGWTGMSELSLSAEQVDLLFEQDSLYVPEAAELPVHTGLTIQSERGKALGRITAEGGVRLVRGDREAFGIKGRSAEQRIALDLLLDPDVGIVSMGGRAGTGKSALALCAGLEAVMERRQHQKVMVFRPLYAVGGQELGYLPGTEAEKMSPWAQAVFDTLSAVTSREVIEEITARGMLEVLPLTHIRGRSLHDAFVIVDEAQSLERNVLLTVLSRIGANSRVVLTHDVAQRDNLRVGRYDGVVAVVEKLKGHPLFAHVTLTRSERSQIAALVTEMLEDGHL
- a CDS encoding DinB family protein encodes the protein MSSHVPWTGDEKEVLRVSLDRHRDAVLWKLEGLDEEQLRRPMTPTGTNLIGLVKHLASVEYGWFCETFGRPVEPLWFDPATDEDSVLGPDETSRQIVDFYGRARAAADRVILETALEDTGTAWHGATVSMRWVLVHMVEETARHAGHVDILRELIDGAAGDHRPGSPR
- a CDS encoding AI-2E family transporter, with amino-acid sequence MSRVPAWLGRLGSGLTHLGAQWEARRAAAERRGDPDYPDDRDPRARRTDDHGRAAGDTSPRPAVDDPDAGPATPVTYLPALAARPDPAAAVPWGLRVAAEVGWRLLVLAGTLWVLMRVISAVQLVVLAFVAALLITALLQPTVAKLRRHGVPRGPATALTAILGFVFLGLVGWFVVWQVMENIDNLSGQVQNGIDDLRDWLLNSPFHVTEDQINDIAGSLRDAVGANTDSITSAGLEGVTVIVEALTGILLTMFSTLFLLYDGRRIWEWVLKLVPSAARGGIAGAGPRAWRTLTAYVRGTVIVALIDAVFIGLGIYGLGVPMAVPLAVFIFLFAFIPLVGAVVSGALAVVVALVTQGVVTAALTLGVVLMVQQIEGHILQPFILGRAVRVHPLAVVLAVATGGMVAGIGGAVVAVPLVAVTNTVVGYLRTYAREYALRDSPPPHGATALGIAPVQPGSAPDMSLEKPGPGTPPSPADRPDG
- a CDS encoding alkyl hydroperoxide reductase gives rise to the protein MALDELKSAIPDYAKDLRLNLGSVIGNSDLPQQQLWGTVLACAIASRSPIVLRELEPEAKANLSPEAYTAAKSAAAIMAMNNVFYRTRHLLSDPEYGTLRAGLRMNVIGNPGVEKTDFELWSLAVSAINGCGQCLDSHEQVLRKAGVDREVIQEAFKIASVIQAIGVTLDSEAVLRG
- the mgrA gene encoding L-glyceraldehyde 3-phosphate reductase codes for the protein MNDTTLYRARPARYDTMEYRRSGRSGLKLPAISLGLWHNFGDDRSLESQRAILRRAFDLGVTHFDLANNYGPPPGSAELNLGKLMRQDFAPYRDELVLSTKAGYLMHPGPYGEWGSRKYLLSSLDASLKRMGVDHVDIFYSHRFDPHTPLEETMDALASAVQQGKALYVGVSSYTAEQTTEAARLLRERGIRPLIHQPSYSMINRWTEDDGLLDVLEDAGMGCISFVPLAQGLLTGKYLNGVPEGSRASQGKSLDPGLLSDEVVRRLRGLNGIAERRGQSLAQLALTWVLRDERMTSALIGASSVRQLEENVAALDGPELTADELREIDEYAVSTPGTNIWAGRG
- a CDS encoding methyltransferase domain-containing protein codes for the protein MDVPAPDPSATSGPAPAGPAPVGPAPAGPASADPNPTDQNPTVPASNGPVPSAGASGFSALVAEAEAAPVDGWDFSWFEGRATEERPSWGYARAMGERMGRASAALDVQTGGGEVLDSVPVLPRLVAATEAWPPNVARATARLGPRGVVVVAAGQDDPLPFADGAFDLVVSRHPVRAHWTDAARVLRPGGTYFSQEVGPASAFEVVEYFLGPQPERVRRARDPRAARRAAEAAGLDVVDLRSERLRMEFHDVGAVVHFLRKVVWMVPGFTVERYRDRLRELHEDIRRDGPFVAHSSRFLIEARRPGGR
- a CDS encoding isoprenyl transferase, with the protein product MNLRDLVYGLYARRVEGRLDHDQVPKHIGVILDGNRRWAKASGGTTTQGHRAGADKISEFLGWCAETDVEVVTLWMLSTDNFDRPESELGPLLGIIEDAVSGLARDGRWRVHHVGTMDLMPARTQLVLKEAEQATLDNTGILVNVAVGYGGRQEIADAVRSLLLDHAEKGTSFEELAELVDIDVISEHLYTRGQPDPDLVIRTSGEQRLSGFMMWQSAHSEYYFCEVFWPAFRKVDFLRALRDYAARHRRYGG
- a CDS encoding peroxiredoxin, which gives rise to MLTVGDQFPLYDLTACVSLETGQEFAQIDHKTYEGKWRVVFFWPKDFTFVCPTEIAAFGKLNDEFADRDAQILGASGDSEFVHHAWRKDHADLRDLPFPMLADSKHQLMRDCGVEGEDGFAQRAVFIVDPNNEIQFTMVTAGSVGRNPKEVLRVLDALQTDELCPCNWTKGETTLDPVALLAGE
- a CDS encoding aggregation-promoting factor C-terminal-like domain-containing protein, whose protein sequence is MSRISVRGFAVASATAVTTVGAVVGVASGTPQDSPNDFEAAAAGATLLAEIPTGQQAQVMTSSLTQQADAQAIAADSAAKKDAEENARVQAAKDAVSKQQAAKQAKAEAKAAAEAKAKAEKEAKEREEAEEKEAASRSATRSTSATGSLPTTAKGSYSIAEIQSMARAVVPGDQYQCFSNIVDHESDWNYKAVNPSSGAYGLFQALPASKMITAGADWQTNPATQIKWGLSYMEERYGSPCGAWDFWQANRWY